One Vairimorpha necatrix chromosome 7, complete sequence DNA segment encodes these proteins:
- a CDS encoding putative SP-containing protein: MNSLFFFNIILCDLSTFKKHTMNELYELNGLICKVENSISLLKFTIKQSYGEINKYVVLSNNENFLTAINMFYESLCQFDNKTSPRKEINDFDKAKISKRSINIMIRTIDKFEGKIFAIKSSLKYFLIEIMNLYKENRMKHCDECLNFIKEINKSLMNDIENTMKLTRKISTNLRIDLKN; the protein is encoded by the coding sequence ATgaattctttatttttttttaatattatccTGTGCGATTTATCAACTTTTAAAAAGCATACAATGAATGAGCTTTATGAATTGAATGGACTAATTTGTAAAGTAGAAAACTCGATAAGCTTACTAAAATTCACAATTAAACAAAGTTATGGCGAAATTAACAAATATGTTGTATTATCAAACaacgaaaattttttaacagcaattaatatgttttatgAATCACTTTGTCAATTCGATAACAAAACATCACCAAGAAAAGAGATAAATGATTTTGATAAAGCAAAGATTTCGAAACGttcaattaatattatgatAAGAACTATAGATAAATTTGAAGGTAAAATTTTTGCCATTAAATCATCATTgaagtattttttgataGAGATTATGAACTTATATAAGGAAAACCGCATGAAACATTGTGACGAATGCTTAAACTTTatcaaagaaataaataaatcgtTGATGAACGATATAGAAAATACAATGAAATTAACTAGAAAAATAAGTACAAACTTACGAATAGacttgaaaaattaa